One Roseofilum reptotaenium CS-1145 DNA segment encodes these proteins:
- a CDS encoding polysaccharide pyruvyl transferase family protein, producing the protein MNILLMGYYGQRNIGDDLFVKQLSNYFSRRSDVVNIFILCKEEYYPKNSEKVTFYCEEKLSKLQKLLLILKSDRIFWGGGTLNIRDRPTNLLRIQFLSRLMGKKFGFLGIGLEAVDAEVQEESYDIFQKSSLLYLRDRSSYDIASNYFENKEAISLGGDLAFIDLNIYHNYIQSKTNNKLQNISFSGKFWWGEGRGEFYANQLLPVIEKYNSVIHLLPGHVGTERNDNQFHERLKKYLPQQNYQLHSWEEPEEFIEILSTMDFHFGNRLHSIILADILGVPNIGIDRVGSKIGNYIEKTNLLVEERRVDFMEEIGLDRIERILNQYVRPAQFISHESEQAKNCLEKV; encoded by the coding sequence ATGAATATTTTGCTGATGGGATATTATGGACAGAGGAATATTGGAGATGATTTATTTGTCAAGCAACTCAGCAACTATTTTTCCCGTCGATCTGATGTCGTTAATATCTTCATTCTCTGCAAAGAAGAGTATTACCCTAAAAACAGTGAAAAAGTTACTTTTTATTGTGAGGAAAAGTTATCGAAGTTACAAAAACTTCTCTTAATTCTCAAGAGCGATCGAATTTTTTGGGGAGGGGGGACGCTTAATATTCGAGATCGTCCAACGAATTTGTTGAGAATCCAGTTCTTATCTAGACTCATGGGGAAAAAGTTTGGCTTTCTGGGAATTGGTTTAGAAGCTGTTGATGCGGAAGTCCAAGAGGAAAGCTATGATATTTTCCAAAAATCATCTCTTTTGTATCTGCGCGATCGGTCATCGTATGATATAGCCTCTAATTACTTTGAAAACAAAGAGGCGATTTCCCTAGGTGGAGATTTAGCGTTTATTGATTTAAATATTTACCACAATTATATTCAATCTAAAACCAATAATAAACTTCAAAACATTTCATTTTCTGGTAAATTTTGGTGGGGAGAGGGTAGAGGAGAGTTTTATGCGAATCAACTTTTACCTGTAATTGAAAAATACAATTCAGTGATTCATTTACTCCCCGGTCATGTGGGAACAGAAAGAAATGATAATCAATTCCATGAACGGTTAAAGAAATATCTGCCCCAGCAGAACTATCAATTACATTCCTGGGAAGAGCCAGAAGAGTTTATCGAGATTCTCAGTACCATGGATTTTCATTTCGGAAATCGGTTGCATTCGATTATTTTAGCTGACATTTTAGGTGTTCCTAATATAGGCATTGATAGAGTTGGCTCTAAAATTGGAAACTACATAGAAAAAACGAATTTGCTGGTTGAGGAGAGAAGGGTTGATTTCATGGAAGAAATTGGACTAGATCGAATAGAGCGAATCTTGAATCAATATGTTCGACCTGCTCAATTTATCTCCCATGAATCAGAACAGGCAAAAAACTGTTTAGAAAAAGTATAA
- a CDS encoding ABC transporter substrate-binding protein — MFSLRRKSFWVWMAIAFCLTWLISCSTPQPKDSASGEVEFWTMQLQPKFTDYFNDLIAEFEAENPGITIRWVDVPWAAMESKILTAVAAQTAPDVVNLNPNFASTLAARQAWLPLEERISEGDRSLYLPGIWKANTLNEMTFGLPWYLTTRITLHNQSILQAAGITEPPKTYAELAQVAQQVKEKTGKFAFFVTFVPEDSSEVLESMVQMGVTLVDEEGKAAFNTPEGKAAFQYWVDLYQKGWLPREVLTQGHRRAIELYQAGEVALLFSGPEFMNAISTNAPTIAEVTQSSPQITGNTGKINVAVMNVVIPRQTDQPENALKFALFVTNPENQLAFIQAANVLPSTIESVQEYQSELKSTPQSTPVEIARLISSQQLDSAEVLIPAMKGLTELKGAIYDNLQAAMLDEKTVDRAISDAAETWNSMSF; from the coding sequence ATGTTTTCTCTTCGTCGCAAGTCGTTTTGGGTATGGATGGCGATCGCCTTTTGTCTGACTTGGCTGATTAGTTGTAGCACACCCCAACCCAAGGATTCTGCTTCCGGGGAAGTGGAGTTTTGGACGATGCAATTACAACCTAAGTTTACGGATTATTTCAATGATTTGATTGCCGAGTTTGAGGCTGAAAATCCAGGAATAACGATTCGTTGGGTGGATGTACCTTGGGCAGCCATGGAGAGTAAAATTTTAACGGCTGTGGCAGCACAAACGGCTCCAGATGTAGTGAATCTGAATCCCAATTTTGCTTCTACGTTGGCGGCTCGTCAAGCATGGTTGCCCCTGGAGGAGCGTATTAGTGAGGGCGATCGCTCTCTCTATTTACCGGGTATTTGGAAAGCCAATACCCTCAACGAGATGACGTTCGGTTTACCTTGGTATCTCACTACCCGCATCACTCTACATAATCAATCCATTTTACAGGCAGCGGGCATTACGGAGCCTCCGAAAACTTATGCCGAATTGGCACAAGTCGCCCAACAGGTGAAAGAAAAAACTGGGAAATTCGCCTTTTTTGTCACCTTTGTCCCTGAAGATTCCTCGGAAGTCCTAGAGTCCATGGTACAAATGGGGGTGACGTTAGTGGATGAGGAAGGCAAAGCTGCGTTTAATACCCCAGAAGGTAAAGCCGCCTTTCAATATTGGGTTGATTTATACCAAAAAGGCTGGTTACCCAGGGAAGTGCTAACCCAGGGACATCGGCGAGCCATTGAATTATACCAAGCTGGCGAAGTGGCACTATTATTCTCTGGCCCAGAATTTATGAATGCGATCTCCACCAACGCTCCCACTATTGCCGAAGTCACCCAAAGTTCTCCCCAAATCACCGGAAATACCGGTAAAATCAACGTTGCCGTCATGAACGTAGTCATCCCTCGTCAAACCGATCAACCCGAAAACGCCCTCAAATTTGCCCTCTTCGTCACCAACCCTGAAAACCAACTGGCCTTTATCCAAGCAGCCAATGTCTTGCCCTCTACCATAGAATCCGTACAAGAGTATCAAAGCGAACTCAAATCAACTCCCCAGTCCACTCCCGTAGAAATTGCCCGCTTAATCAGCTCCCAACAATTAGACTCGGCAGAAGTTTTGATTCCCGCGATGAAAGGATTAACTGAATTAAAAGGAGCCATTTACGACAACCTACAAGCCGCTATGTTAGATGAAAAAACAGTCGATCGAGCAATATCAGATGCCGCAGAAACCTGGAATAGTATGAGTTTTTAA
- the pilM gene encoding type IV pilus assembly protein PilM, whose protein sequence is MNLLDNLKGLLSKRPKGIGVELTPEQINIVQVLKKGQAYKLQSFHSIEVPEGIYEDGQILDAPAMAELIQSCLEENKITVKNAASAVSGREAVTRLIPVPAELDDNELREMVLNQEAGLYLPFPREEADVDYQKLDLMVDDDGIEKVRVLLVATRKEVTDNYINTFEQAGLRLDVLEISSFSLIRTIREELRHFALGEAVAIANIEFEGTEIAIVVDGVPQFSRTVPIGTSQIQNALCQAMNLPPSRNPEILQGMTIPLTPVDSVQTGMTGSNPGAAAMVRVLGELADELRRSIDFYVNQGENQEVAQLLLAGSGAGIGQLDEFLTQRLSVPTSQVDPIEALSLEIDQEIPPAQRPGLGIALGLGLRYVI, encoded by the coding sequence GTGAATCTTCTTGACAACCTCAAAGGTTTATTATCTAAACGGCCAAAAGGGATTGGAGTTGAACTGACTCCAGAACAGATTAATATTGTTCAAGTCCTGAAAAAGGGTCAAGCATACAAACTTCAATCCTTCCACTCCATAGAAGTGCCAGAAGGTATCTATGAAGATGGACAGATTTTAGATGCTCCCGCGATGGCAGAACTGATTCAAAGCTGTCTAGAGGAAAATAAAATTACCGTAAAAAATGCCGCTTCTGCGGTATCTGGACGAGAAGCAGTAACCCGCCTGATCCCTGTCCCGGCTGAGTTAGATGATAATGAACTGCGGGAAATGGTACTAAACCAGGAAGCCGGATTATACCTGCCTTTCCCGCGAGAAGAAGCAGATGTAGATTACCAGAAACTCGATCTGATGGTCGATGATGATGGTATTGAAAAAGTCCGGGTTTTATTAGTAGCGACGCGCAAAGAGGTCACCGATAATTATATTAATACCTTTGAACAGGCTGGGTTACGTCTGGATGTCTTAGAAATTAGTAGCTTTTCTCTGATTCGTACCATTCGCGAAGAATTGCGACACTTTGCCCTAGGGGAAGCTGTGGCGATCGCTAATATAGAATTTGAAGGCACAGAAATTGCGATCGTTGTTGATGGAGTACCCCAATTTTCCCGTACCGTTCCCATCGGCACCAGCCAGATCCAAAATGCCCTCTGTCAAGCGATGAACCTGCCCCCATCCCGGAACCCCGAAATTCTCCAAGGAATGACCATTCCCCTAACTCCCGTAGATAGTGTACAAACCGGTATGACTGGCTCCAACCCTGGCGCGGCTGCTATGGTAAGAGTATTGGGAGAATTGGCCGATGAACTGCGCCGATCCATTGACTTTTATGTAAACCAAGGGGAAAACCAAGAAGTCGCCCAACTCCTGCTCGCCGGGAGTGGGGCGGGGATTGGTCAATTAGATGAATTTTTAACTCAAAGGCTCAGTGTTCCCACATCCCAAGTCGATCCCATTGAAGCCCTGTCGTTGGAAATAGACCAGGAAATCCCCCCTGCCCAACGGCCTGGATTGGGTATCGCCTTGGGCCTAGGCTTACGATATGTGATATAG